TGGCGGTATTCGCCGTGTGATCCCACCGCCACGCTCGGCCAAGTCGCGAAACGCGTCGGGTAACGGTTCCGCAAACCGGGCTAATGCCCCGCGACCACGCGCGACCCCTCTCGCACAACCCGTTCCACCTGCGAGGTGACGCGATGACCGCACCGAGGGCAGCAGAGCACGACCGAGAACTCCTCACCGCGTTGAACAACGCCAAGGCGAGCGACTGGCGCGTCGGCGCGGCGGCACGGCTGCGGTGGCTGGAGGACGAGAGCGAGGCGCTCGGAAACCCGAGATCCGCCCAACGGGCATTGCAGGAGGCGCGCCACGTCCTGCTGACCACCCCCGGCAAGAAGCACCTCGTGCGCAGGTGGTGGTCCGGCTGGGACGTGGAGCGCACCTGGCGCGCCCTGCACGACGCGGAGGCCACCATCCTGGGGCTGCGCGCCGCGGCCGACCCGGAGGCGTGCCTGCCCGCCCTCGGCGCCTGGGTGTCGAAGTACCTCCCCGCCGACGACCGGCGGCGGGAGGCGTTGGACCGGATCGACCCCGCGGGTGGCACCGGCGCCCCGGTCGGCCTGGTCGTCGGGAACGCGCTGCGCGCCGCCTTCGAGGCGTCCGACGACCGGCACCGGGCGCTGCGCGGGCACCGGAACAAGCTCATCGTCACCGGCGTCATCCTGTTCACCCTCACGATCGCCCTGGGCGCCGTCGTGTCGTCCGACCCGGCGTTGCTGCCCATGTGCCTGGACAAGCCGCCCGACGACAGGTACTGCCTCGGCACGGACGACAACGGCGACATCTGGTTCGTCTACCTGCTCGGCACCCTCGGCGCCGCGGTGGCCACCGTCCAGTCGCTCCTCAGGCTCGAACCGAGCCCCGCGCCCTACACGCTCAGCGGGTACCTGGCCATCGTGAAGTTCCTCCTGGGCGCCGTGTTCGCGGCGCTGGGCGTGGCGATGGTGGGCACCGGGGCGCTCGCCGTCTCGAACGTCGTGACCAGCCAGGAGGGCCTCGCACTGGCCGCGGTCGTGCTCGGGTACGCCCAGCAGATCGGGACGAGGTTCCTCGACACCGCCTCGACGCGCGTGATGGACGCGGTGCGGCCGGGGCGCGACCCGCGGGGGTAGCCGACGACCCCGGCGAACCGGACACCCCGCCCGTAAGATCACCACCGTGACGTCACACGTCTACCTGCTCCGCCACGGCCAGACCGAGTGGTCCGAGAGCGGCCGCCACACCGGGCGCACCGACATCCCGCTCACCGACACCGGCGTGCAGCAGGCCCGCCGCGCGGGTGCGGTGCTCGCCCGGCTGCGCGCCACGGACCGGCCGCCCGCCCTCGTGCTCGCCAGCCCGCGCCGGCGGGCCTGGCGCACCGCCGAGCTGGCCGGGCTGCACGAGGTCGAGCGGACCGAGGACGTGCGCGAGTGGGACTACGGCGACTTCGAGGGCCTGACCACCCCGCAGATCCGCGAGACCGTCCCCGGCTGGACCGTGTGGACGCACCCGTCGCCCAACGGCGAGACCGAGCGGCAGGTGCACGAGCGCGCGACCGCCGTGCTCGACCGGGCCCGCCGGGCCCTCGCGGGCGGTGACGTGGTGATCGTCGGCCACGGCCACTTCAGCCGCGTGCTCATCGCCGCCTGGCTGGGCCTCCCGCCGAACCAGGGCGTGCACTTCGGGCTGGACCCGGCGGGCACCACCGTCCTGGGCGACGAGCGCGGCGACCCCCAGGTGCGCCGGCTCAACGTCCCGGCCTGGGAGGTCGGCGTTGACTGACCCGCGCGTGCGCCGCGCCCACCCGGACGACGTGCCGGCGATCGTGGGCCTGGTCGAGGAGCTGGCCGAGTACGAGCGCCTGCGCCACGAGTGCCTGATCACCGCCGAGCAGCTGCACGACGCCCTGTTCCGGCCCGGCGCCGCCCTCTTCGGGCACGTGGCCGAGGAGGGCGGCCTGGTCGTCGGCACCGCCCTGTGGTTCCTGAACTTCTCCACCTGGCGCGGCGAGCACGGCATCTACCTGGAGGACCTCTACGTCCAGCCCGCCCACCGCGGTTCCGGGCTGGGCCGCGCCCTCCTCCAGGCCCTGGCCGAGGAGTGCGTCGAGCGCGGCTACGCCCGCCTGGAGTGGTCGGTGCTCGACTGGAACGCCCCGTCGATCGGCTTCTACAAGTCCCTCGGCGCGGTGCCGCTGGACGAGTGGACCGTCTTCCGCCTCACCGACGACGCCCTCACCCAACTGGGGCAGGCCGGCTGACCGCGGCCTGCCGGATCAGCCCGATCCACCACACGAACGTGTAAGCGATGACGGTCGGGTTCTTCACGAACAGCAGCACGGCCAGGTAGGTCGGCGACGAGT
This portion of the Saccharothrix syringae genome encodes:
- a CDS encoding histidine phosphatase family protein, with product MTSHVYLLRHGQTEWSESGRHTGRTDIPLTDTGVQQARRAGAVLARLRATDRPPALVLASPRRRAWRTAELAGLHEVERTEDVREWDYGDFEGLTTPQIRETVPGWTVWTHPSPNGETERQVHERATAVLDRARRALAGGDVVIVGHGHFSRVLIAAWLGLPPNQGVHFGLDPAGTTVLGDERGDPQVRRLNVPAWEVGVD
- a CDS encoding GNAT family N-acetyltransferase gives rise to the protein MTDPRVRRAHPDDVPAIVGLVEELAEYERLRHECLITAEQLHDALFRPGAALFGHVAEEGGLVVGTALWFLNFSTWRGEHGIYLEDLYVQPAHRGSGLGRALLQALAEECVERGYARLEWSVLDWNAPSIGFYKSLGAVPLDEWTVFRLTDDALTQLGQAG